From the Clostridiales bacterium FE2011 genome, one window contains:
- a CDS encoding response regulator transcription factor, translating into MRVLLVEDDRKLSAAVCKLLEKERITVDPVYNGTDGLDWALGGGYDAVILDVMLPGIDGFSVLREMRKEKIATPVLMLTARAALEDRLTGLDSGADYYLPKPFESAELVSCLRAITRRGDSTPVMNLCFGDIELEQKSAKLRNTENAQEVRLGAKEYQLMEILLRNPAQILTKETLFERVWGLESDAEYNTLEVYISFLRKKMGFIGSRMKIRAARGLGYTLEEEA; encoded by the coding sequence ATGCGCGTTTTGCTGGTAGAGGATGACCGGAAGCTATCCGCGGCGGTCTGCAAGCTGCTGGAGAAGGAGCGGATCACCGTTGATCCGGTCTATAACGGAACCGACGGCCTGGACTGGGCTCTGGGCGGCGGCTATGACGCCGTCATCCTGGACGTCATGCTCCCGGGCATAGACGGTTTTTCCGTGCTGCGCGAAATGCGGAAGGAAAAGATTGCCACCCCCGTGCTGATGCTGACCGCCCGTGCCGCGCTGGAAGACCGGCTGACCGGCCTGGACAGCGGCGCGGACTACTATCTGCCCAAACCCTTTGAATCCGCAGAGCTGGTCAGCTGCCTGCGGGCCATCACCCGCCGGGGAGACAGCACACCGGTGATGAACCTGTGTTTCGGGGATATTGAGCTGGAGCAGAAAAGCGCAAAGCTCCGTAACACGGAAAACGCGCAGGAAGTCCGGCTCGGTGCGAAAGAATACCAGCTCATGGAAATCCTCCTCCGGAATCCGGCACAGATCCTGACAAAGGAAACCCTTTTCGAAAGGGTCTGGGGCCTGGAAAGCGACGCTGAATACAACACGCTGGAAGTATATATTTCCTTCCTGCGGAAAAAAATGGGCTTCATTGGTTCCCGGATGAAGATACGGGCTGCCCGGGGACTGGGTTACACCCTGGAGGAGGAAGCATGA
- a CDS encoding DUF4298 domain-containing protein: protein MKRLDRITYYERILDRAEAAAKQMEDALDAWDAVRDELTELEKYYTSREWKADFDADAAGKLPTGLKRGVLSEDGIDSVLERFRDLEERLG from the coding sequence ATGAAGAGGCTGGACAGGATTACCTATTATGAGCGGATCCTGGACCGGGCGGAAGCCGCGGCGAAACAGATGGAAGACGCCCTGGACGCCTGGGACGCTGTCCGGGATGAACTGACAGAACTGGAAAAGTACTATACCAGCCGGGAATGGAAGGCGGATTTTGACGCGGACGCCGCGGGAAAACTGCCCACAGGCCTGAAGCGGGGTGTCCTGTCCGAAGACGGGATCGACAGTGTGCTGGAGCGGTTCCGGGACCTGGAGGAACGCCTCGGCTGA
- a CDS encoding sigma-70 family RNA polymerase sigma factor, which translates to MTAYLTRLSGSRELAEELTQETFYQAVKNIDRFDGRSSVNTWLCSIARHLYIDTLRKRKPVDPLPEEVPSPDDFAENLVHKDQAMIAHRYLHSLEEPYREVFTLRTFCDLSHPQIAELFKKSEAWSRVTYYRARCMLQEAMKENQHEKE; encoded by the coding sequence GTGACCGCCTACCTGACGCGCCTGAGCGGCAGCAGGGAGCTGGCGGAGGAACTGACGCAGGAAACCTTCTACCAGGCGGTGAAAAACATTGACCGTTTTGATGGAAGAAGCAGCGTGAATACCTGGTTGTGCAGCATCGCGAGGCATCTGTATATCGATACCCTTCGCAAACGGAAACCGGTGGATCCCCTGCCGGAGGAAGTGCCCTCGCCGGATGATTTCGCGGAAAACCTGGTGCACAAGGACCAGGCGATGATCGCCCACCGGTACCTGCACAGCCTGGAGGAGCCTTACCGCGAGGTGTTTACCCTGCGCACTTTCTGTGATCTGTCCCATCCGCAGATTGCGGAGCTGTTCAAAAAGAGCGAGGCCTGGTCCCGGGTGACCTACTACCGGGCCCGGTGCATGCTGCAGGAAGCAATGAAGGAGAATCAACATGAAAAAGAATGA
- a CDS encoding zf-HC2 domain-containing protein, protein MKKNECNVVRDLMPLVLDRVASDESRALVEEHMDSCGKCRKQYEEMKAEMPGETRAEYEKEQKTIVDALKKARRQKRRRRILQIVLPAVISLAILIGGASVYGSLWVWSSVPVDNSLYTLDFVCLADGGIDVTVEDYGIRGVKYDSTCCEKRREADGNVLYLYFTVAPAETWGSANRNPVNFRKYRFASIETRQGIINIQDLAEIRQGKPGHDCVTLWKKGDPIPAASAEMEAYYAFEKEKREQEYRGWNLPEDGTVMKEYDRRWEELYNAVPEWK, encoded by the coding sequence ATGAAAAAGAATGAATGCAATGTGGTCCGTGACCTAATGCCCCTGGTGCTGGACCGGGTCGCCAGCGATGAAAGTCGGGCGCTGGTGGAAGAACATATGGATTCCTGCGGAAAATGCAGGAAGCAGTATGAGGAAATGAAGGCGGAGATGCCCGGAGAAACCCGTGCTGAATATGAGAAAGAACAGAAAACCATTGTGGACGCGTTGAAAAAAGCCCGCCGGCAGAAACGCAGACGCAGGATTCTGCAGATTGTGCTTCCGGCAGTGATCAGCCTGGCGATCCTGATTGGCGGCGCGTCTGTGTATGGTTCTCTGTGGGTCTGGTCTTCAGTACCGGTGGATAACAGCCTGTACACGCTGGATTTCGTCTGCCTGGCGGACGGAGGGATCGACGTGACTGTGGAGGACTACGGCATCAGGGGAGTAAAATATGATTCCACCTGCTGTGAAAAACGCAGGGAAGCGGATGGAAATGTACTGTATCTCTATTTTACGGTAGCTCCCGCGGAGACATGGGGCAGCGCCAACCGGAATCCTGTGAATTTCCGGAAATACCGTTTTGCATCAATTGAAACCCGGCAGGGAATCATCAATATACAGGATCTGGCTGAAATTCGGCAGGGAAAACCGGGACATGACTGTGTGACGCTCTGGAAGAAGGGGGATCCGATTCCCGCTGCTTCCGCGGAGATGGAAGCGTATTATGCCTTCGAGAAGGAAAAAAGAGAACAAGAATACAGAGGCTGGAATCTGCCGGAAGACGGGACAGTAATGAAAGAATATGATCGCAGATGGGAAGAACTGTACAATGCTGTTCCGGAATGGAAATAA